The following proteins are co-located in the Diaphorobacter sp. HDW4B genome:
- a CDS encoding amidohydrolase: MLTLSAGVQAQQAAQPAVAAIQTAQAQTLHSQIDQRAKAIEQQLIAWRRDIHEHPELGNLETRTAKLVADHLRKLGMDVKTEVAVTGVVGLLKGGKPGPVVALRADMDALPVKEQVDVPFASKAKGMYLGKEVDVMHACGHDTHTAMLMATAEVLAGMKEQLPGSVKFIFQPAEESPATFEPDGEKIWGAKQMIKEGAMLNPKVDAVFGLHVSSAYPAGYIAWRPGPAMSAVDQFWIDVTGKQTHGARPWSGIDPIVASAQIITGIQTIVSRQANIGLEPAVVTVGAINGGNRMNIIPEKVSMIGTIRTYDEGMKKDIHKRLANTAEHIAESSGAKAKVRVVELYNAVVNPPDLVTQMSPTLERVAGKGNYGVQPKSSASEDFSFYQQEAPGMFFYLGVTPKDKDPNTAPNNHSPLFYADESSMIYGVRALSNMAVDYMLAAQKN; the protein is encoded by the coding sequence ATGCTGACGCTGTCTGCCGGTGTTCAGGCACAGCAGGCGGCGCAGCCCGCAGTGGCTGCGATTCAGACCGCACAGGCCCAGACGCTGCACTCGCAGATCGACCAGCGCGCCAAGGCCATCGAGCAGCAACTCATCGCATGGCGTCGTGACATTCACGAGCATCCTGAACTCGGCAACCTCGAAACCCGCACGGCCAAGCTCGTCGCCGACCATCTGCGCAAACTCGGCATGGACGTGAAGACAGAAGTAGCCGTGACCGGCGTGGTCGGTCTGCTCAAGGGCGGCAAGCCCGGCCCGGTCGTCGCGCTGCGTGCCGACATGGACGCGCTGCCGGTGAAGGAACAGGTCGATGTGCCGTTCGCTTCCAAGGCCAAGGGCATGTACCTCGGCAAGGAAGTGGACGTGATGCACGCCTGCGGCCACGACACGCACACCGCCATGCTGATGGCGACGGCCGAAGTGCTCGCGGGCATGAAGGAGCAACTGCCCGGCAGCGTGAAGTTCATCTTCCAGCCCGCCGAAGAATCGCCCGCAACCTTCGAGCCCGATGGCGAAAAGATCTGGGGCGCCAAGCAGATGATCAAGGAAGGCGCGATGCTGAACCCCAAGGTCGATGCCGTCTTCGGTCTGCATGTGTCGAGCGCTTATCCTGCAGGCTACATCGCATGGCGTCCGGGCCCGGCCATGTCGGCAGTAGACCAGTTCTGGATCGACGTGACGGGCAAGCAGACCCACGGCGCGCGCCCCTGGTCGGGCATCGACCCGATCGTCGCAAGCGCCCAGATCATCACCGGCATCCAGACCATCGTGAGCCGCCAGGCCAACATCGGCCTTGAGCCTGCCGTGGTGACCGTCGGCGCGATCAACGGCGGCAACCGCATGAACATCATTCCCGAAAAGGTCTCGATGATCGGCACCATCCGCACGTACGACGAAGGCATGAAGAAGGACATCCACAAGCGCCTTGCGAACACGGCCGAGCACATCGCCGAAAGCTCCGGGGCCAAGGCCAAGGTGCGTGTGGTCGAGCTCTACAACGCCGTGGTCAACCCACCCGATCTGGTCACCCAGATGTCGCCCACCTTGGAGCGCGTGGCAGGCAAGGGCAACTACGGCGTGCAGCCCAAGTCCTCCGCATCGGAAGACTTCTCGTTCTACCAGCAGGAAGCGCCGGGCATGTTCTTCTATCTGGGCGTGACACCCAAGGACAAGGATCCGAACACCGCACCCAACAACCACTCGCCGCTCTTCTACGCGGATGAGTCGTCGATGATCTACGGCGTGCGCGCGCTGTCGAACATGGCGGTGGATTACATGCTGGCTGCGCAGAAGAACTGA
- a CDS encoding tripartite tricarboxylate transporter substrate binding protein translates to MQTPSSLSRRAVTWAVTASVVTGTAGLLATLNAAHAQQAAPYPTKAIRIVVPFPAGGTQDVLMRMVAEPLAQRLKQPIVVENRGGAAGNLGADVVAKAAPDGYTLGLLSGVHTANSAFYRKIAFNLEKDFVPVKAIGESAVLLVTHPKTPFSTVPEFLAYLKANPGKVQMGSTTSFSTDLLKMQSNTDIQFIPYKGVGEALQDLIGERLDVVVGPSLQLIPLVKEGKVRALGLGSTRTIPDLPNVTPVIQSVPGYDVGMWFGLFAPKGTPAAVITRLNTELTECSSNPRCATSSRNRAST, encoded by the coding sequence ATGCAAACGCCCTCTTCTCTCAGCCGACGTGCAGTCACCTGGGCCGTCACCGCCTCCGTGGTGACAGGCACTGCGGGCTTGCTCGCCACCCTCAACGCGGCGCATGCCCAGCAAGCGGCGCCCTACCCCACCAAGGCGATCCGCATCGTGGTTCCGTTCCCGGCGGGCGGCACGCAGGACGTGTTGATGCGCATGGTCGCCGAGCCGCTGGCGCAGCGCCTGAAGCAACCCATCGTGGTCGAAAATCGCGGCGGCGCAGCGGGCAACCTGGGTGCCGATGTAGTGGCCAAGGCCGCGCCCGATGGCTACACGCTGGGCCTGCTCAGCGGCGTGCACACGGCCAATTCGGCCTTCTATCGCAAGATTGCCTTCAACCTGGAAAAGGACTTTGTGCCGGTCAAGGCCATCGGCGAATCAGCCGTGCTGCTGGTCACGCATCCCAAGACGCCGTTCTCGACCGTGCCCGAATTTCTCGCTTACCTGAAGGCGAATCCCGGCAAGGTGCAGATGGGCAGCACCACCAGCTTCTCCACCGATCTGCTGAAAATGCAGTCGAACACCGACATCCAGTTCATTCCCTACAAGGGCGTCGGCGAAGCGCTGCAGGATCTGATCGGCGAGCGTCTCGACGTGGTGGTGGGCCCCAGCCTGCAACTCATTCCGCTGGTCAAAGAAGGCAAGGTGCGCGCTTTGGGTTTGGGCAGCACCCGCACGATTCCCGATCTGCCCAACGTCACCCCGGTAATCCAGAGCGTTCCCGGTTATGACGTCGGCATGTGGTTCGGCCTGTTCGCGCCCAAGGGCACGCCCGCTGCGGTGATCACGCGCCTGAACACCGAACTGACCGAGTGCTCAAGCAACCCGCGCTGCGCGACAAGCTCGCGCAACAGGGCATCGACCTGA
- a CDS encoding heme-binding protein, translating into MTTLANIRSALLKTSLAVAVSMGGASIGWAAQPEGTIAVANISLAQANKVIEGAVAYAVSQKVAISVVVVDTSGYVVAAARMDGVPFGSFDVARGKAIASAATGGVSGKELLERFKANSVVFGQISSLSYGGPMFPAQGSLPIFKDGVYIGSVGASAASSQMDEDAGRAGIRALGASEVRK; encoded by the coding sequence ATGACGACACTTGCAAACATCCGCAGCGCATTGCTCAAGACTTCGTTGGCTGTAGCGGTCAGCATGGGCGGCGCAAGCATTGGCTGGGCGGCGCAACCGGAAGGCACGATTGCGGTGGCCAATATTTCGCTGGCGCAGGCCAACAAGGTGATCGAAGGCGCAGTGGCCTATGCGGTCTCGCAGAAGGTCGCGATCTCCGTGGTGGTGGTGGACACCTCGGGCTATGTGGTGGCTGCCGCGCGCATGGATGGCGTGCCGTTCGGCAGCTTCGATGTGGCGCGCGGCAAGGCGATTGCGAGCGCTGCCACCGGTGGCGTTTCAGGCAAGGAATTGCTGGAGCGCTTCAAGGCCAACTCGGTCGTGTTCGGGCAGATCAGTTCGCTGTCATACGGTGGCCCGATGTTCCCTGCGCAGGGCTCGTTGCCCATCTTCAAGGACGGTGTCTACATCGGCTCCGTGGGCGCGAGCGCCGCGTCGTCGCAGATGGATGAAGATGCAGGCCGCGCAGGCATTCGCGCACTCGGAGCGAGCGAGGTGCGCAAATGA
- a CDS encoding ABC transporter permease, with product MNTAATLNAESIGAAPLIERRAPVQLQGPRFMSPRAIERTAAVLAPLALLALWELAVRTGALDVRFFPAPTQIIQTFYAMMFSAPWDQSLGYHTLVSLSRALIGFLFGAIPAVMLGAIMGLVPIVRAALQPLVGALFPIPKVAILPLLMLIFGIGEESKWAIIAVGVFFQVLIATSAGVANIDKIYLDVGKNFRAGRFNRYLTIALPGALPVIFAGLRLGWGSALLLLVTAEMVSSQSGIGFVIWRAWQLLTVEDMYVGLIVIATVGICSFAILDAVERRLLPWKSRG from the coding sequence ATGAACACCGCCGCCACATTGAATGCCGAGAGCATAGGTGCAGCACCTTTGATCGAGCGTCGTGCACCGGTGCAATTGCAGGGGCCGCGCTTCATGTCACCACGTGCCATCGAACGCACCGCCGCGGTGTTGGCACCGCTCGCGCTGCTGGCGTTGTGGGAATTGGCCGTGCGAACCGGCGCGCTCGATGTGCGATTTTTTCCCGCACCCACGCAGATCATTCAGACCTTCTACGCGATGATGTTCAGCGCGCCGTGGGATCAGTCGCTCGGCTATCACACGCTGGTCAGCCTGTCGCGTGCGCTCATCGGCTTTCTGTTCGGTGCGATTCCGGCGGTGATGCTGGGCGCGATCATGGGCCTTGTTCCCATCGTGCGTGCTGCGCTGCAGCCGCTGGTGGGTGCGCTGTTCCCGATTCCAAAGGTCGCCATCCTGCCGCTGTTGATGCTGATCTTCGGCATCGGCGAAGAATCCAAGTGGGCCATCATCGCCGTGGGCGTGTTCTTCCAGGTGCTGATCGCCACATCGGCGGGCGTTGCCAACATCGACAAGATCTATCTCGACGTCGGAAAGAACTTCCGTGCGGGTCGTTTCAACCGTTATCTGACCATCGCGCTGCCCGGTGCGCTGCCGGTGATTTTTGCCGGTCTGCGCCTTGGATGGGGTTCGGCGCTGCTGCTTCTGGTGACTGCGGAAATGGTGTCGAGCCAATCGGGCATCGGCTTCGTGATCTGGCGTGCGTGGCAGCTTCTGACAGTGGAAGACATGTATGTCGGTCTGATCGTCATCGCGACCGTCGGCATCTGCTCGTTTGCGATTCTCGACGCGGTCGAGCGCCGACTGCTGCCGTGGAAGTCTCGTGGCTGA
- a CDS encoding acetamidase/formamidase family protein encodes MNHVDLPQNDEAFNRVLPRLHLGRRGFLGAGLASAAVLQGCATTHDKTTAAPLVTGGSAPRTHVLECSQKTVRVGLLDPAAEAAVTIDSGDIVHYPNTWLNWANEPKYGMNFADREPIRRRYPAGPYSNIGPVFVRGAEVGDVIEIRTLKARPIGWGWNSSPVNVGTLPEDFKQPYLQYFKFSEDRKTTEFCPGITLDLHPGQGLFATQPPGDKPVSGILSGPYGGKLGLHELGVGSSLFLPVFHAGGRVWTSNSHATVGDGNVNQTALETAMEDLRIQYVLHKRKTLVAPLAETPTHWIGMGFGETLDDALVNCLRALLDWSAPALEMSRAEAYSLFSLAGSFRVTKFARQLQTVYTNKPLQTMHGLLPKSILSPEMQARLSQAMRKA; translated from the coding sequence ATGAACCATGTCGATCTGCCCCAAAACGATGAAGCTTTCAACCGCGTATTGCCACGTTTGCATCTCGGGCGTCGCGGCTTTCTCGGCGCGGGTCTGGCCTCGGCCGCCGTGTTGCAAGGCTGCGCGACAACGCACGACAAAACGACCGCAGCGCCGCTCGTGACGGGCGGTAGCGCACCGCGCACCCATGTGCTCGAATGCAGCCAGAAGACGGTGCGCGTGGGCCTGCTCGATCCAGCGGCAGAAGCGGCCGTCACCATCGATTCGGGCGACATCGTGCATTACCCGAACACCTGGCTGAACTGGGCCAACGAGCCGAAGTACGGCATGAACTTTGCCGACCGCGAGCCGATCCGTCGGCGCTATCCGGCGGGGCCTTATTCCAACATCGGACCGGTGTTTGTGCGTGGCGCGGAGGTGGGCGATGTGATCGAAATCCGTACCTTGAAGGCACGTCCGATCGGATGGGGCTGGAACTCTTCGCCGGTCAACGTCGGCACCTTGCCGGAAGATTTCAAACAGCCTTATCTGCAGTATTTCAAGTTCTCTGAAGATCGCAAAACTACCGAGTTCTGCCCCGGCATCACTTTGGACTTGCATCCCGGCCAGGGTTTGTTTGCCACGCAGCCACCGGGCGACAAGCCCGTCAGCGGCATCTTGAGTGGGCCATATGGCGGCAAGCTCGGGCTGCATGAACTGGGTGTGGGCTCATCGCTGTTTCTGCCTGTGTTCCATGCGGGTGGCCGTGTGTGGACCTCGAACTCGCACGCCACGGTGGGTGATGGCAACGTCAACCAGACCGCGCTGGAAACCGCGATGGAAGACTTGCGCATTCAATACGTGCTGCACAAGCGCAAGACGCTGGTGGCACCGCTCGCAGAAACGCCCACGCATTGGATCGGCATGGGCTTTGGCGAAACGCTGGACGACGCACTCGTCAACTGCCTGCGCGCGCTGCTCGACTGGAGCGCTCCGGCACTCGAGATGAGCCGCGCGGAAGCCTATTCGCTGTTCAGCCTGGCAGGCAGCTTCCGCGTCACCAAGTTTGCGCGTCAACTGCAGACGGTCTACACCAACAAGCCGCTGCAGACCATGCACGGCCTGCTGCCCAAAAGCATTCTCTCGCCCGAGATGCAGGCGCGGCTTTCGCAGGCCATGCGCAAGGCTTGA
- a CDS encoding bile acid:sodium symporter family protein, which translates to MARSRFLPDNFLLMLVTTVALASFVPVSGQAAHFFEGLTTVCVALLFFLHGAKLSRDAIIAGVGHWRLHLLVIATTFVVFPVIGVVLRPVLEPLVTPQMYTGVLYLCILPATVQSAIAFTAMARGNMPAAICSASGSTLLGIVITPLLVKLLLPQAGEAQQDVLGSIGKIMLQLLLPFLAGHFLRPWIGDFVKRNAKLLKVVDQGSILLVVYTAFSAAVVAGIWRQLPLTALAGLLVVCAVILALVLTLTTWLSRLLGFSKEDEITIVFCGSKKSLISGVPMAKAIFSSAEAGMIVLPLMIFHQMQLMVCAVIAQRYARRPDEASEKLEEGKASKA; encoded by the coding sequence ATGGCTCGCTCCCGATTTCTTCCCGACAACTTTCTGCTGATGCTCGTCACCACGGTGGCGCTCGCCAGCTTTGTGCCTGTCTCCGGACAGGCGGCCCATTTCTTCGAAGGGCTGACGACGGTCTGCGTCGCGCTGCTGTTCTTTCTGCACGGCGCCAAGCTCTCGCGCGACGCCATCATCGCGGGTGTGGGCCACTGGCGGCTGCACCTGCTGGTGATCGCCACCACCTTCGTGGTCTTCCCGGTGATCGGCGTGGTGCTGCGCCCCGTGCTGGAGCCGCTGGTCACGCCGCAGATGTACACCGGCGTGCTGTATCTGTGCATCCTGCCCGCCACGGTGCAGTCGGCGATTGCCTTCACCGCCATGGCGCGCGGCAACATGCCTGCTGCGATCTGCAGCGCTTCGGGCTCCACGCTGCTGGGCATCGTGATCACGCCGTTGCTGGTCAAACTGCTGCTGCCACAAGCGGGCGAAGCGCAGCAAGACGTGCTCGGCAGCATCGGCAAAATCATGCTGCAACTGCTGCTGCCATTCCTGGCCGGTCACTTTCTGCGTCCTTGGATCGGCGACTTCGTCAAGCGCAACGCCAAGCTGCTCAAGGTCGTCGATCAGGGCTCCATCCTGCTGGTGGTCTACACGGCGTTCAGCGCGGCGGTGGTTGCTGGCATCTGGCGTCAACTGCCGCTGACGGCATTGGCTGGTCTGCTGGTGGTGTGCGCGGTGATTCTGGCCTTGGTGCTCACGCTCACGACCTGGTTGTCGCGTCTGCTTGGGTTCAGCAAGGAAGATGAAATCACCATCGTGTTCTGCGGTTCCAAGAAGAGTCTGATCAGTGGTGTGCCTATGGCCAAGGCGATTTTTTCTTCTGCTGAAGCGGGCATGATTGTGTTGCCGTTGATGATCTTTCATCAGATGCAACTCATGGTGTGTGCTGTGATTGCGCAGAGGTATGCGCGTCGTCCCGACGAGGCTTCGGAGAAGCTGGAAGAGGGGAAGGCTTCCAAGGCCTGA
- a CDS encoding ABC transporter substrate-binding protein — protein MSTHSTHAAGLSRRHLLAASAGAVLVPFALGLPQTVFAQTAATRQPLNPPVKLRVGIIAAMFDAVSLIAVEKGYFRAEGLDVEVRAFPGSGDAAQALAIGALDVLASGPNPMIFNSRQRNIDLTIVASAGQHSPGHGSISLVLRRDLVESGRYKTPADLKGMKIASGLAAPSSWFVSELARKHGVSEKSFEIVQLGLPNVVAGMGNKSIDGGCINEPHATQVLQRINGVRVMSMDQFKPNFPNGYLLYAASLTRRNQEAGRRYMVAYIRALRDYRAAFIDGDKGRAELVTILKKYNMEVVPETPMLDFPADAAPSYVGLDELVDWHLRMGNIRAKPDMASLKDDSFRQQALKVLAG, from the coding sequence ATGTCCACTCACTCCACCCATGCCGCTGGTTTGTCGCGGCGTCACCTGCTGGCCGCTTCGGCCGGTGCGGTGCTTGTTCCTTTCGCATTGGGCCTCCCGCAAACTGTGTTTGCGCAAACTGCTGCGACACGTCAACCGCTGAACCCGCCCGTCAAACTGCGCGTCGGCATCATCGCCGCCATGTTCGATGCGGTCTCGCTGATTGCTGTGGAAAAAGGCTATTTCCGCGCGGAAGGACTGGACGTCGAAGTCCGCGCCTTCCCCGGATCGGGCGACGCGGCGCAGGCGCTGGCGATTGGTGCGCTCGACGTGCTGGCGAGCGGCCCCAACCCGATGATCTTCAATTCGCGTCAGCGCAACATCGATCTGACCATCGTCGCCAGCGCCGGTCAGCACTCGCCCGGCCATGGCTCCATCAGCCTGGTGCTGCGCCGCGATCTGGTGGAGTCGGGGCGCTACAAGACGCCCGCCGACCTCAAGGGCATGAAGATCGCTTCGGGCCTTGCCGCGCCCAGCAGCTGGTTCGTGTCGGAACTGGCGCGCAAGCATGGCGTGAGCGAAAAATCGTTCGAGATCGTGCAGCTCGGCCTGCCCAATGTGGTCGCGGGCATGGGCAACAAATCCATCGACGGCGGCTGCATCAACGAGCCGCACGCCACGCAGGTGCTGCAGCGCATCAACGGCGTGCGCGTGATGTCGATGGACCAGTTCAAGCCCAATTTTCCCAACGGCTATCTGCTCTATGCGGCCAGCCTCACGCGCCGCAATCAGGAAGCCGGTCGCCGCTACATGGTGGCCTACATCCGTGCGCTGCGTGACTATCGAGCCGCCTTCATCGACGGCGACAAGGGGCGCGCGGAACTCGTCACCATCCTCAAGAAGTACAACATGGAAGTCGTGCCCGAAACGCCCATGCTGGACTTTCCTGCCGACGCTGCCCCTTCCTATGTGGGTCTCGATGAGTTGGTCGACTGGCACCTGCGCATGGGCAATATCCGCGCGAAGCCGGACATGGCTTCGCTCAAGGACGACAGCTTCAGGCAGCAGGCGCTGAAGGTACTGGCTGGATAA
- a CDS encoding ABC transporter ATP-binding protein — MSTRASSAASSVHRAALLRIIAGLETHSSGELELAHFDRSKPLHSMVFQEQSVFPWMTVERNVEYGLRMRGVPRGERRDIVSHYIDKVGLNAFREAYPHQLSGGMKQRVSIARAFANDPEILLMDEPFAALDEQNKAILQEELLRIWEESKKTVLFITHSIDEALVLSDRALVMTSRPGTLKADIEVTLARPRGAYEVRASEGYGALSTRLWAELREEVMGSRQTKETA, encoded by the coding sequence ATGTCTACAAGGGCCAGTTCTGCTGCATCGTCGGTCCATCGGGCTGCGCTGCTGCGCATCATCGCGGGGCTGGAGACGCACAGCAGCGGCGAGCTGGAATTGGCGCACTTCGATCGCAGCAAGCCACTGCATTCGATGGTGTTCCAGGAGCAGTCGGTGTTTCCGTGGATGACGGTGGAGCGCAATGTCGAATACGGCCTGCGCATGCGTGGCGTGCCGCGTGGGGAGCGCCGCGACATCGTCTCGCACTACATCGACAAGGTGGGGCTGAACGCGTTTCGCGAAGCCTATCCGCACCAGCTCTCGGGCGGCATGAAGCAGCGCGTTTCCATCGCCCGCGCATTCGCCAACGATCCCGAAATCCTGTTGATGGATGAGCCGTTTGCGGCACTTGATGAACAGAACAAGGCGATCCTGCAAGAGGAGCTTCTGCGCATCTGGGAAGAGTCCAAGAAGACCGTGCTGTTCATCACCCACTCGATTGATGAGGCGCTGGTGCTAAGCGACCGCGCGCTGGTGATGACCTCGCGCCCTGGCACGTTGAAGGCCGATATCGAGGTGACATTGGCTCGCCCGCGCGGTGCCTATGAAGTGCGTGCGAGCGAAGGCTACGGCGCGCTCAGCACCCGCCTGTGGGCCGAGCTTCGCGAAGAGGTAATGGGCAGCCGCCAAACCAAGGAGACAGCATGA
- a CDS encoding porin has translation MKHRALTATALVAGLFCQFANAQDQVSIYGVVDAYAGAVRTATEGKPGVTTGVVNSGGMTTSFIGFKGSEDLGSGLKAIFSIESFVRVDTGVYGRNDADSFWGRLAIVGLSSKQWGTVTIGRHVTPYALATGNFSPLTGSTTFSPSFATVFKGNVQGDTRNNNSIRYTTPNMGGFIFDGLYSFGTEVPDGPNARQARAVDAVVRYENGPWGAAIGTRQINLNANDNGRKQKAYMAGLKYDFGFMELFGQVHDSKETFRSNANLDVKRRVYELSAGVPVGPGKFTAAYAYSNIDDVNPATPSQRRVWSLGYDYNLSKRTDIYAVAYRDLQRNVLIEQRILALGVRHRF, from the coding sequence ATGAAGCATCGCGCACTTACCGCAACCGCGCTGGTTGCCGGCCTTTTCTGCCAGTTTGCCAACGCACAGGACCAGGTGTCCATCTACGGCGTGGTCGACGCTTATGCCGGTGCCGTCCGCACCGCCACCGAAGGCAAACCGGGCGTGACGACCGGCGTCGTCAATTCGGGCGGCATGACCACCTCGTTCATCGGCTTCAAGGGCTCGGAAGATCTGGGCTCGGGCCTGAAGGCGATCTTCAGCATCGAATCCTTCGTCCGCGTGGACACGGGCGTCTACGGTCGCAACGATGCGGACTCGTTCTGGGGCCGCCTGGCCATCGTGGGCCTGAGCTCCAAACAATGGGGCACCGTGACCATTGGCCGCCATGTCACGCCCTATGCGCTGGCTACCGGCAATTTCTCGCCGTTGACCGGATCGACCACATTCAGCCCATCGTTCGCCACGGTGTTCAAGGGCAATGTGCAGGGCGACACGCGCAACAACAACAGCATCCGCTACACGACACCGAACATGGGCGGCTTCATCTTCGATGGCCTGTACTCGTTCGGTACCGAAGTTCCGGATGGTCCGAACGCACGGCAGGCGCGTGCAGTCGATGCCGTGGTCCGTTATGAAAACGGCCCATGGGGCGCAGCCATCGGCACGCGCCAGATCAACCTGAACGCCAACGACAACGGTCGCAAGCAGAAGGCTTACATGGCCGGTTTGAAATACGACTTCGGCTTCATGGAGCTGTTCGGCCAGGTGCACGACAGCAAGGAGACCTTCCGCAGCAACGCCAACCTCGACGTGAAGCGCCGCGTGTACGAACTGAGCGCGGGCGTGCCCGTCGGCCCCGGCAAGTTCACTGCCGCGTATGCGTACTCGAACATTGATGACGTGAACCCAGCAACACCGAGCCAACGCCGCGTGTGGTCGCTCGGCTATGACTACAACCTGTCCAAGCGCACCGACATCTACGCGGTCGCTTATCGCGATCTGCAGCGCAACGTGCTGATCGAGCAACGCATTCTGGCGCTCGGCGTTCGCCATCGCTTCTGA
- a CDS encoding phosphodiesterase: MDETALTLLAQLSDTHIREPGQLAYGRIDTAPYLRDAIASIGRLPQRPDALVITGDLTDFGSAAEYAHLASLLAPLGDMPVFLLPGNHDERKQLRQSFPKHQYLGDGEFIQYSVPVGTMQLIALDTVTPQSPMGNLCSQRLEWLEAELDKQRHRPVVIAMHHPPFRTLINSMDHYGLQSGAAELETIVSRHPNVERIICGHMHRSIQVRFGGTIAATIPSPAHQINLDLAANAPLMWTLEPPGYALHALPEGGRMVTHQIASSVFEGPYPFRS; this comes from the coding sequence ATGGACGAAACCGCATTGACTCTGCTGGCCCAACTCTCCGACACCCATATCCGCGAGCCGGGGCAACTGGCTTACGGCCGGATCGACACCGCACCTTATCTGCGCGACGCCATCGCCAGCATTGGCCGTTTGCCGCAACGCCCCGATGCGCTGGTCATCACGGGCGACCTCACGGACTTCGGCAGTGCTGCGGAGTATGCGCATCTCGCCTCGCTGCTCGCACCGCTTGGCGACATGCCGGTGTTCCTGCTTCCGGGCAACCACGACGAGCGCAAGCAACTACGCCAAAGTTTTCCAAAGCACCAATACTTGGGCGACGGCGAGTTCATTCAATACAGCGTGCCGGTCGGCACAATGCAACTGATCGCGCTCGACACGGTGACGCCCCAATCCCCCATGGGCAATCTGTGCAGCCAACGCCTCGAATGGCTGGAAGCAGAGCTGGACAAACAGCGCCATCGCCCCGTGGTGATCGCCATGCACCACCCACCCTTCCGCACGCTGATCAACAGCATGGACCACTACGGCCTGCAAAGCGGCGCGGCGGAACTGGAAACCATCGTCTCGCGCCATCCCAACGTGGAGCGCATCATCTGCGGGCATATGCATCGCAGCATTCAGGTGCGTTTTGGCGGAACCATCGCGGCCACCATTCCATCGCCCGCGCACCAGATCAACCTCGATCTGGCAGCCAACGCACCGTTGATGTGGACACTGGAGCCACCCGGTTATGCCTTGCATGCACTGCCCGAGGGTGGGCGCATGGTGACGCATCAGATCGCCAGCAGTGTGTTCGAGGGGCCTTATCCGTTTCGGTCGTGA
- a CDS encoding tripartite tricarboxylate transporter substrate binding protein, whose protein sequence is MKKNTTIHNKRRRQLTIAALAAVAATTAGISPAFAQASNWPSKPITFIVPQAPGGANDVIARAIAQGLESTLGQPVIVDNRPGANGNLGTSQVARSAPDGHTWLVTAQSAYTINPALYASVPFDPIKDFTPVMQLAVAPYLLVVNPKFPAKNLDELVAYAKANPGKVEFASAGNGTLNHLLGEMLKKQRNVELLHVPYKGAAAAATDVVAGQLPVTFGSFPGVMPFVTSGKLRVLGVASDKPTSLAPDIPPLGKDLAVTSWYGLFAPAGTPAPVIDKVYGAITKVLATPAMQERLKVLGAESVESNPASFKASLPGELAYWKKVVKDSGAHID, encoded by the coding sequence GTGAAGAAGAACACCACAATCCACAACAAGCGACGCCGCCAACTGACCATCGCCGCACTGGCCGCCGTGGCCGCCACCACCGCAGGCATTTCGCCAGCGTTCGCGCAAGCCAGCAACTGGCCGAGCAAGCCCATCACCTTCATCGTTCCACAAGCCCCCGGCGGTGCGAACGACGTGATCGCGCGCGCCATCGCGCAAGGTCTTGAAAGCACGCTCGGTCAGCCCGTCATCGTCGACAACCGCCCCGGCGCAAACGGCAATCTCGGCACCAGTCAGGTCGCACGCAGCGCGCCCGACGGCCACACTTGGCTGGTGACGGCGCAAAGCGCGTACACCATCAATCCGGCGCTGTATGCCAGCGTGCCGTTCGATCCGATCAAGGACTTCACGCCCGTGATGCAGTTGGCCGTCGCGCCTTATCTGCTCGTAGTGAATCCCAAGTTTCCGGCGAAGAATCTGGACGAACTTGTGGCCTATGCCAAGGCCAATCCCGGCAAGGTCGAGTTCGCATCTGCGGGCAACGGCACGCTGAATCACCTGCTCGGCGAAATGCTGAAAAAGCAGCGCAACGTCGAACTGCTGCACGTGCCCTACAAGGGTGCGGCAGCCGCAGCCACCGACGTGGTGGCAGGCCAGTTGCCGGTGACCTTCGGCAGCTTTCCCGGCGTGATGCCCTTCGTCACCAGCGGCAAGCTGCGCGTGCTCGGCGTGGCGTCCGACAAGCCGACATCGCTCGCGCCTGACATCCCGCCGCTCGGCAAAGACCTCGCCGTCACCTCGTGGTATGGCCTGTTCGCCCCCGCTGGCACGCCTGCACCCGTCATCGACAAGGTCTACGGCGCAATCACCAAGGTACTCGCCACCCCCGCGATGCAGGAGCGCTTGAAGGTGCTGGGTGCGGAGTCCGTGGAGTCGAATCCTGCCAGCTTCAAGGCTTCGCTGCCGGGCGAACTGGCCTACTGGAAAAAAGTGGTGAAGGACTCCGGCGCGCACATCGATTGA